In one window of Caballeronia sp. TF1N1 DNA:
- the pbpG gene encoding D-alanyl-D-alanine endopeptidase codes for MKTEMFSSFKVVHGVALRSALSIAISIAVATSFAAAPAEALAKTATATKSVKKSAKSTASAEKAEKPARVAKTSAKSGRAARVAKVAAEDDDVPRASRKRRVNYRMDPRSRRAAVHSVAYQPRATSVGSAFGLHETPDSLALRSSVAYVVDQNTSETLFDKNSRAVVPIASITKLMTAMVTLDSHLPLTDEMTVTDEDRDYEKFTGSRLAVGSELNREDMLHIALMASENRAAAALSRYYPGGRPAFIAAMNAKAKSLGMTDTHFENSTGLTSLNVSSARDLVKMVNAAYQYPLIRKFSTDRSYEVFTGKRNLAYNSTNALVRNASWDIGLQKTGFINEAGECLVMQATVNGRPVVIVLLDSYGKYSRFADAGRLRSFLDTLGEPRIMSADMGSGTNP; via the coding sequence ATGAAAACCGAAATGTTTTCGTCGTTTAAGGTGGTTCATGGCGTAGCGCTGCGCTCCGCGTTGTCGATCGCCATTTCCATCGCTGTAGCGACGTCCTTTGCAGCGGCTCCGGCTGAAGCCCTCGCAAAAACCGCCACCGCAACCAAATCCGTCAAGAAATCCGCGAAGTCCACTGCTTCCGCCGAGAAGGCCGAAAAGCCTGCTCGTGTGGCGAAGACATCGGCGAAATCGGGCCGTGCCGCCCGCGTAGCCAAGGTCGCCGCCGAAGACGACGACGTACCCCGGGCTTCCCGCAAGCGTCGAGTGAATTACCGCATGGACCCGCGCTCGCGCCGCGCCGCAGTGCACTCGGTGGCGTATCAGCCGCGTGCCACCTCGGTCGGTTCGGCGTTCGGTTTGCATGAAACGCCCGACAGCCTGGCGCTGCGTTCGAGCGTGGCCTATGTGGTGGACCAGAACACGTCCGAAACGCTTTTCGACAAGAATTCGCGCGCCGTCGTGCCTATCGCGTCCATCACCAAGTTGATGACGGCCATGGTCACGCTCGACTCGCACTTGCCGCTCACCGACGAAATGACGGTGACCGACGAAGATCGCGATTACGAGAAGTTCACGGGCTCGCGGCTCGCCGTCGGCTCGGAGCTCAATCGCGAGGATATGCTGCATATCGCGCTCATGGCATCGGAAAATCGCGCGGCGGCTGCGTTGTCGCGCTATTACCCGGGTGGCCGGCCGGCTTTCATCGCGGCAATGAACGCGAAAGCGAAGTCGCTCGGCATGACCGACACGCATTTCGAGAACTCCACGGGTCTCACGAGCCTCAACGTTTCGAGCGCACGCGATCTCGTGAAGATGGTGAACGCGGCGTATCAATATCCGCTCATCCGCAAGTTCTCGACGGATCGCAGCTACGAAGTCTTCACCGGCAAGCGCAATCTCGCCTACAACAGCACGAACGCGCTGGTGCGTAATGCGTCGTGGGATATCGGTTTGCAGAAGACCGGCTTCATCAACGAAGCGGGCGAGTGCCTGGTGATGCAGGCAACGGTCAACGGCCGCCCGGTCGTGATCGTGCTGCTCGATTCCTACGGCAAGTATTCGCGTTTCGCGGATGCCGGCCGCCTGCGTTCGTTCCTCGATACGCTCGGCGAACCGCGCATCATGAGTGCGGATATGGGTAGCGGCACGAACCCCTAA
- a CDS encoding IclR family transcriptional regulator: MSDTNPESKTSIQVIERMMRLLDALAGHTDPVSLKELSQSTDLHPSTAHRILNDMVLCRLVDRSDPGTYRLGMRLLELGNLVKARLSVREAAMPPMRELHRQTGQTVNLSVRQGDEIVYIERAYSERSGMQVVRAIGGRAPLHLTSVGKLFLAADETTRVRAYAMRTGLSGHTQNSITDLSKLERELSFVRQQACARDNEELELGVRCIAAGIYDDTGRLVAGLSLSAPADRLQDAWLKQLSHTALEISRSLGYHPEPVAAASR; encoded by the coding sequence ATGAGCGATACGAACCCGGAATCCAAAACCTCCATTCAGGTGATCGAACGCATGATGCGTCTGCTGGACGCGCTTGCCGGCCACACCGATCCCGTCAGCCTGAAGGAACTCTCCCAAAGCACCGATCTGCATCCTTCCACGGCGCACCGCATCCTGAACGACATGGTGCTTTGCCGGCTGGTGGACCGCTCCGATCCAGGCACGTATCGGCTCGGCATGCGTCTGCTCGAACTGGGCAATCTGGTCAAGGCGCGCCTTTCGGTGCGCGAGGCCGCGATGCCGCCGATGCGCGAACTGCATCGGCAAACGGGACAGACGGTCAACCTCTCGGTGCGTCAGGGCGACGAAATCGTCTATATCGAGCGGGCTTATTCCGAACGCTCCGGCATGCAGGTCGTTCGCGCGATCGGTGGACGCGCGCCGCTGCATCTGACTTCGGTCGGCAAGCTCTTCCTCGCCGCCGACGAAACCACGCGCGTGCGCGCCTACGCCATGCGCACGGGTCTTTCGGGCCACACACAGAACAGCATCACCGATCTGTCGAAGCTGGAACGTGAGTTGTCGTTCGTGCGGCAACAGGCTTGCGCGCGCGATAACGAAGAACTCGAACTGGGCGTGCGCTGTATCGCGGCGGGCATTTACGACGATACCGGGCGGCTCGTCGCGGGCTTGTCGTTGTCGGCGCCGGCCGATCGTCTCCAAGACGCGTGGCTCAAGCAACTCAGTCATACGGCGCTGGAGATCTCGCGCTCGCTGGGTTATCACCCCGAGCCGGTTGCAGCCGCATCGCGCTGA
- a CDS encoding (Fe-S)-binding protein, with protein sequence MQVGLFVTCLIDMMRPEIGFSVIKLIERAGFTVSVPPAQTCCGQPAYNSGDRRLARDLAEKTLREFEQFDYVVVPSGSCGGMIRAHYGDLFRDDPQLMNRFARLQPRVFELTDFLVNVAKARMEPGVFEGAVTYHDSCSGLRELGVKAQPRDLLAQAGVPVTEMAGCEHCCGFGGTFAVKYGDISTAIVDEKCANIKASGAATVVLGDLGCMLNIEGRLRRTGDTSTRVLHIAQVLAGDASDSIRN encoded by the coding sequence ATGCAAGTCGGACTATTCGTCACGTGCCTCATCGACATGATGCGGCCGGAGATCGGCTTTTCGGTCATCAAGCTGATCGAGCGCGCGGGTTTTACGGTGAGCGTGCCGCCCGCGCAAACCTGCTGCGGCCAGCCCGCGTATAACTCCGGCGATCGCAGGCTTGCACGCGATCTCGCCGAAAAGACACTGCGGGAATTCGAACAATTCGACTACGTGGTGGTGCCGTCGGGTTCGTGCGGCGGAATGATCCGCGCGCATTACGGCGATCTCTTCCGCGACGATCCGCAACTCATGAATCGCTTCGCGCGCTTGCAACCGCGCGTCTTCGAACTCACGGATTTTCTCGTGAATGTTGCCAAGGCGCGCATGGAGCCCGGTGTGTTCGAAGGCGCCGTGACCTATCACGATTCCTGCTCGGGCCTGCGTGAGCTCGGCGTGAAGGCGCAGCCGCGCGATTTGCTCGCACAAGCGGGCGTGCCCGTGACCGAGATGGCGGGCTGCGAACATTGCTGCGGTTTCGGCGGCACGTTCGCGGTGAAGTACGGCGACATTTCGACGGCCATCGTCGATGAAAAGTGCGCCAACATCAAGGCGAGCGGCGCGGCTACCGTCGTGCTGGGCGATCTCGGCTGCATGCTGAATATAGAAGGGCGCTTGAGGCGCACCGGCGACACGAGCACGCGTGTGCTGCATATCGCGCAAGTGCTTGCCGGCGACGCATCCGACTCCATCCGCAACTGA
- a CDS encoding lactate utilization protein B, with amino-acid sequence MQVQTMHFKARAGSKLADERLQQNLTKLSTKFVSARASAVLDIDFEATRAALKERRNRALDNLDVWLETFEREATRRGATVLYAESTQDAARLVADIARAHGVKKVIKTKSMVSEEMQLNRVLGEMGVQSIETDLGEYILQINDNEPPSHIIAPVVHKDKEQIADLFAKTHGKPRLTDIPDMTREAREVLRPHFMSADMGVTGGNFLIAETGSVAVVTNEGNEGMCTVMPRVHVAVTGIEKILPTLEDLATAMRLLPRSATGQTISNYFSLLTGPRATGERDGPEHMYFVLVDGGRTGLIGGEFQEMLRCIRCGACMNHCPVYQKIGGHAYGWVYPGPMGSVLTPAYVGIDKALDLPQAATLCGECNSVCPVGIPLSDLLRKLREKQTERHLRPWTERAALAVWGYFALRPVAYALFTKLAVRVLEVMGGKRKTISRMPFGAGWTETRDMPAPVGRTFRELYKAKGTHLG; translated from the coding sequence ATGCAAGTCCAGACGATGCACTTCAAGGCGCGCGCCGGCAGCAAACTCGCCGATGAGCGTCTGCAGCAGAACCTCACCAAGCTCTCGACCAAATTCGTGAGCGCGCGGGCGAGCGCGGTGCTCGATATCGACTTCGAGGCGACGCGCGCCGCGCTGAAGGAGCGCCGCAATCGCGCGCTCGACAACCTCGACGTATGGCTCGAAACCTTCGAACGCGAGGCGACGCGCCGTGGCGCGACCGTGCTCTACGCGGAATCGACGCAGGATGCCGCGCGGCTCGTCGCGGACATCGCGCGCGCGCATGGCGTGAAAAAGGTCATCAAGACCAAGTCGATGGTCTCGGAAGAGATGCAACTGAATCGCGTGCTCGGCGAAATGGGCGTGCAGTCCATCGAAACCGATCTCGGCGAATACATCCTGCAGATCAACGACAACGAGCCGCCGAGCCACATCATTGCGCCCGTGGTTCATAAGGACAAGGAGCAGATCGCCGATCTCTTCGCGAAGACGCACGGCAAGCCGCGTCTCACGGACATCCCCGACATGACCCGCGAGGCGCGCGAGGTGCTGCGCCCGCATTTCATGTCCGCCGATATGGGCGTGACGGGCGGCAACTTTTTGATCGCGGAAACCGGCTCGGTGGCAGTTGTCACGAACGAAGGCAACGAAGGCATGTGTACCGTGATGCCGCGCGTGCACGTCGCGGTGACAGGCATCGAGAAGATTCTGCCGACGCTCGAAGATCTCGCCACCGCAATGCGTCTGCTGCCGCGTTCGGCGACCGGGCAGACCATTTCCAATTACTTCTCACTGCTGACCGGCCCCCGCGCGACGGGCGAGCGGGACGGGCCCGAGCATATGTATTTCGTGCTCGTCGATGGCGGGCGCACCGGGCTTATCGGCGGCGAGTTTCAGGAGATGCTGCGGTGTATTCGCTGTGGCGCGTGCATGAATCACTGCCCGGTGTATCAAAAGATCGGCGGTCATGCGTATGGCTGGGTTTATCCCGGACCGATGGGTTCGGTGTTGACGCCGGCTTATGTGGGCATCGACAAGGCGCTCGATCTGCCGCAAGCCGCAACGCTATGCGGCGAATGCAACAGCGTGTGCCCGGTGGGTATTCCGCTGTCCGACCTGCTGCGCAAACTGCGCGAAAAGCAGACCGAACGCCATCTGCGCCCCTGGACCGAACGCGCGGCGCTCGCCGTGTGGGGTTACTTCGCGCTTCGGCCAGTCGCTTATGCGCTTTTTACGAAACTCGCGGTGCGCGTGCTTGAAGTCATGGGCGGAAAGAGAAAGACGATATCGCGCATGCCATTCGGCGCCGGATGGACCGAAACACGCGATATGCCCGCGCCGGTCGGGCGCACCTTCCGCGAACTATATAAGGCGAAAGGCACGCATCTCGGGTAA
- a CDS encoding amino acid aminotransferase, giving the protein MSLFSAVELAPRDPILGLNEAFNADPRPTKVNLGVGVYTNEEGKIPLLRAVREAEKARVDAALPRGYLPIDGIAAYDSAVQTLLVGRDSPLIASGRIVTAQALGGTGALKIGADFLKRVNPGAKVAISDPSWENHRALFEGAGFEVVNYPYYEAATHGVNFAAMLDALNGYAAGTIVVLHACCHNPTGVDLTDAQWAQIVEVVKARNLVPFLDIAYQGFGENIEADAAAVRLFAASDLNVFVSSSFSKSFSLYGERVGALSIITSSKEESSRVLSQLKRVIRTNYSNPPTHGGSVVAAVLASPELRALWEQELGEMRDRIRAMRNGLVERLKGAGVDRDFSFVDRQRGMFSYSGLTAPQVDRLREEFGIYAVSTGRICVAALNLRNIDVVANAVASVLK; this is encoded by the coding sequence ATGTCTCTTTTCTCTGCCGTCGAACTCGCTCCCCGCGACCCGATTCTGGGCCTCAACGAAGCCTTCAACGCCGACCCGCGCCCGACCAAGGTCAATCTGGGCGTTGGTGTCTACACCAACGAAGAAGGCAAGATTCCGCTTCTGCGCGCCGTTCGCGAAGCTGAAAAAGCACGCGTCGATGCAGCGCTGCCGCGCGGCTATCTGCCTATCGACGGCATCGCCGCGTACGACTCGGCCGTCCAGACGCTGCTCGTCGGCCGCGACTCGCCGCTGATCGCTTCGGGCCGTATCGTCACGGCGCAGGCGCTGGGCGGCACGGGCGCGCTCAAAATCGGGGCGGACTTTCTGAAGCGCGTGAATCCGGGCGCGAAAGTCGCGATCAGCGACCCGAGCTGGGAAAACCATCGCGCGCTCTTCGAAGGTGCGGGCTTCGAGGTCGTCAACTATCCGTATTACGAAGCGGCGACGCATGGCGTGAACTTCGCGGCCATGCTCGACGCGCTGAACGGCTACGCGGCCGGCACCATCGTCGTGCTGCACGCGTGCTGCCACAACCCGACCGGCGTGGATCTGACGGACGCGCAGTGGGCGCAGATCGTCGAAGTCGTGAAGGCGCGCAACCTCGTGCCGTTCCTCGACATCGCGTATCAAGGCTTCGGCGAAAACATCGAAGCCGATGCCGCCGCCGTGCGCCTCTTCGCCGCGTCCGATCTGAACGTGTTCGTGTCGTCGTCGTTCTCGAAGTCGTTCTCGCTGTATGGCGAGCGCGTTGGCGCGCTGTCCATCATCACGTCGAGCAAGGAAGAGTCGTCGCGCGTGCTGTCGCAATTGAAGCGCGTGATTCGTACCAACTACTCGAACCCGCCGACGCACGGTGGCTCGGTGGTCGCGGCCGTGCTGGCATCGCCGGAACTGCGTGCGCTGTGGGAACAGGAACTGGGCGAGATGCGCGATCGTATCCGCGCCATGCGTAATGGCCTCGTCGAGCGTCTGAAGGGCGCGGGCGTGGATCGCGACTTTTCCTTCGTCGACCGTCAGCGCGGCATGTTCTCGTACTCGGGCCTGACCGCGCCGCAAGTGGACCGTCTGCGGGAAGAATTCGGCATCTATGCGGTCAGCACGGGGCGCATCTGCGTGGCTGCGCTGAATCTGCGCAATATCGATGTCGTCGCCAACGCAGTGGCAAGCGTGCTGAAGTAA
- the uvrB gene encoding excinuclease ABC subunit UvrB, giving the protein MSDTLIETPDALDESKFATFEGSPFQLYQPYPPAGDQPEAIKTLVEGVDDGLSFQTLLGVTGSGKTFTMANVIARLGRPAIVFAPNKTLAAQLYAEFREFFPRNAVEYFVSYYDYYQPEAYVPQRDLFIEKDSSINEHIEQMRLSATKSLLERRDVVIVATVSAIYGIGNPSEYHKMILTLRVGDKLGQRDVIARLIAMQYTRNEADFQRGSFRVRGDTIDIFPAEHAEMAVRVELFDDEIESMQLFDPLTGRVRNKIPRFTVYPSSHYVTPRDTVMRAIETIKLELRERLEFFHSQGKLVEAQRLEQRTRFDLEMLQELGFCKGIENYSRHFSGSAPGEPPPTLVDYLPPDAIMLLDESHVLIGQLNGMYNGDRARKENLVDYGFRMPSALDNRPLKFNEFERKMRQAVFVSATPADYEQKKAGQVAEQLVRPTGLVDPEIEVRPARSQVDDVLSEINARVAVHERVLVTVLTKRMAEQLTEFLADHGVKVRYLHSDIDTVERVEIIRDLRLGTFDVLVGINLLREGLDIPEVSLVAILDADKEGFLRAERSLIQTIGRAARNVNGKAILYGDNMTDSMKRAIDETERRRAKQVAHNLERGITPRGVEKRIKDIIDGVYNADDARAELKEAQTRAKFEDMTEKQLAKEIKRLEKQMMDHAKNLEFEKAAQTRDQLALLRQRVFGANVGDHITGIGGK; this is encoded by the coding sequence ATGTCCGATACCCTTATCGAAACGCCCGACGCACTGGACGAATCGAAGTTCGCCACGTTCGAAGGCTCGCCGTTTCAGCTCTATCAGCCGTATCCGCCCGCGGGCGATCAGCCCGAGGCCATCAAGACGCTCGTCGAGGGCGTGGACGACGGTCTCTCGTTCCAGACGCTGCTCGGCGTGACCGGCTCGGGCAAGACCTTCACGATGGCCAACGTCATCGCGCGTCTGGGCCGGCCCGCCATCGTTTTCGCGCCCAACAAGACGCTCGCCGCGCAGCTCTACGCCGAGTTCCGCGAGTTTTTCCCGCGCAACGCGGTCGAGTACTTCGTCTCGTACTACGACTATTACCAGCCGGAAGCGTATGTGCCGCAGCGCGATCTCTTCATCGAGAAGGATTCGTCGATCAACGAGCATATCGAGCAGATGCGGCTCTCGGCGACCAAGAGCCTGCTCGAACGCCGCGACGTGGTGATCGTGGCGACGGTGTCGGCCATTTACGGTATCGGCAATCCGTCCGAGTATCACAAGATGATCCTCACGCTGCGCGTAGGCGACAAGCTCGGCCAGCGCGATGTCATCGCGCGGCTGATCGCCATGCAATACACGCGCAACGAGGCGGATTTTCAGCGCGGCTCGTTCCGTGTGCGAGGCGACACCATCGACATCTTTCCGGCGGAACACGCGGAAATGGCGGTGCGAGTCGAATTGTTCGACGACGAAATCGAGTCGATGCAGCTTTTCGATCCGCTCACCGGCCGCGTGCGCAACAAGATTCCGCGCTTCACGGTGTATCCGTCGTCGCATTACGTGACGCCGCGCGACACCGTCATGCGCGCGATCGAAACCATCAAGCTGGAACTGCGCGAGCGGCTGGAGTTTTTCCATAGCCAGGGCAAGCTCGTCGAGGCGCAGCGGCTCGAACAGCGCACGCGCTTCGACCTGGAAATGCTGCAGGAACTGGGTTTCTGCAAGGGCATCGAGAATTACTCGCGGCATTTCTCGGGCTCGGCGCCCGGCGAACCGCCGCCGACGCTCGTCGACTACCTGCCGCCCGACGCCATCATGTTGCTCGACGAGTCGCACGTGCTGATCGGCCAGTTGAACGGCATGTATAACGGCGACCGCGCGCGCAAGGAAAATCTCGTCGATTACGGTTTCCGCATGCCGTCCGCGCTCGACAACCGGCCGCTCAAGTTCAACGAATTCGAGCGCAAGATGCGCCAGGCCGTGTTCGTTTCCGCGACGCCCGCCGACTACGAACAGAAGAAAGCGGGGCAAGTGGCCGAGCAACTCGTGCGGCCGACGGGTCTCGTCGATCCCGAAATCGAGGTGCGGCCCGCGCGCTCGCAGGTCGACGACGTGCTCTCCGAGATCAACGCGCGCGTCGCGGTGCACGAACGCGTGCTCGTTACCGTGCTCACCAAGCGCATGGCCGAACAGCTGACCGAATTTCTCGCCGATCACGGCGTGAAGGTGCGCTATTTGCACAGCGATATCGACACGGTCGAGCGCGTGGAAATCATCCGCGATCTGCGGCTCGGCACGTTCGATGTGCTCGTCGGCATCAACTTGTTGCGCGAGGGTCTGGATATTCCTGAAGTGTCGCTCGTCGCCATTCTCGACGCGGACAAGGAAGGCTTCCTGCGCGCCGAGCGCTCGCTGATCCAGACAATCGGACGGGCGGCGCGCAACGTGAACGGCAAGGCGATCCTCTACGGCGACAACATGACGGACTCGATGAAGCGCGCCATCGACGAAACCGAGCGGCGCCGCGCCAAGCAGGTTGCGCATAACCTCGAGCGGGGCATCACGCCGCGCGGAGTGGAAAAGCGCATCAAGGACATCATCGATGGCGTCTACAACGCCGACGACGCGCGCGCCGAACTGAAGGAAGCCCAGACGCGCGCGAAGTTCGAGGACATGACCGAGAAGCAGCTCGCGAAGGAAATCAAGCGGCTGGAAAAGCAAATGATGGATCACGCCAAGAATCTCGAATTCGAAAAGGCGGCGCAGACCCGCGACCAATTGGCGCTGTTACGTCAACGCGTGTTCGGCGCGAACGTGGGCGATCACATCACCGGCATCGGCGGAAAGTAA
- a CDS encoding iron transporter, which translates to MGSTLMRGLVAAAGLTAMMAASAAEYPIGKQHIEGGMETGAVYLQPITMAPEGIMRKASDSDIHLEADIHAVKNNPTGFAEGDWMPYLNVTYELTKTGSTQSVKGDLMAMVASDGPHYGDNVKLFGPGKYHLKLHISPPSETGHMAFGRHVDKETGVGPWFKPFTIEYDFPFAGIGKKGGY; encoded by the coding sequence ATGGGTTCAACGTTGATGCGCGGCCTCGTTGCCGCCGCAGGCCTCACGGCGATGATGGCGGCTTCCGCTGCTGAGTATCCGATCGGCAAGCAGCATATCGAAGGCGGCATGGAAACGGGCGCCGTCTATCTGCAGCCAATCACGATGGCGCCGGAAGGCATCATGCGCAAGGCATCGGATTCGGACATCCACCTCGAAGCGGATATTCACGCGGTCAAGAACAACCCGACCGGTTTCGCCGAAGGCGACTGGATGCCCTATCTGAACGTGACGTATGAACTCACGAAAACCGGCTCGACGCAGTCGGTCAAGGGCGACCTGATGGCGATGGTCGCAAGCGACGGCCCGCACTACGGCGACAACGTCAAGCTCTTCGGTCCGGGCAAATATCACCTCAAGCTGCATATCTCGCCGCCTTCCGAAACCGGCCACATGGCGTTCGGCCGTCACGTCGACAAGGAAACCGGCGTGGGTCCGTGGTTCAAGCCGTTCACGATCGAATACGACTTCCCGTTCGCGGGCATCGGCAAGAAGGGCGGGTACTAA
- a CDS encoding cupredoxin domain-containing protein — MKLKSQLMAMLLSVAAGLGAAHAADLPTFKLEMNDGKLNPARIEVPAGQRIKIEVHNVGKGAAEFESVQLRKEKVLAPGADSFVVIAPLDPGEYKFFDDFHQTAQGVIVAK, encoded by the coding sequence ATGAAATTGAAAAGCCAGCTGATGGCGATGTTGCTCTCGGTCGCAGCGGGTCTTGGCGCGGCGCACGCCGCCGATCTGCCGACCTTCAAGCTCGAAATGAACGACGGCAAGCTGAACCCGGCGCGCATCGAAGTACCGGCGGGGCAGCGCATCAAGATCGAAGTGCATAACGTTGGCAAGGGCGCGGCCGAGTTCGAAAGCGTGCAGTTGCGCAAGGAGAAGGTGCTCGCGCCGGGTGCCGATTCGTTCGTGGTGATCGCGCCGCTCGATCCGGGCGAATACAAGTTCTTCGACGACTTTCATCAGACCGCGCAAGGCGTGATCGTCGCCAAGTAA
- a CDS encoding FTR1 family protein, with translation MGQVLFIVWRESVEALLVVGILYAWLKNGDQQARRGLPYLWFGVAAGLVAAIALGAALIGFTEVLSGNAQDYFQTGMVLIACVLIVQMVLWMKRHGRTLKRDMESSLQKSTQDGQFWGIAVLVALAIAREGSETAVFLYGVGFGQSGHVDASQYLAIILGFALALLTFYVLQLGGKIFSWRSFFRVTEIMLLFLAAGLFETGVDKLIDMEVLPVIVNQVWNSSALLDDSSTFGSLVATLTGYRAHPAGMNLVAYAVYWIVIYLLLRRSNHQMAQKQKAASRPA, from the coding sequence ATGGGGCAGGTACTTTTCATCGTCTGGCGTGAGAGCGTCGAAGCTTTGCTGGTCGTCGGCATTCTGTACGCATGGCTGAAGAACGGCGACCAGCAGGCGCGTCGCGGCCTGCCTTATCTGTGGTTCGGCGTGGCTGCGGGGCTGGTTGCCGCCATCGCGCTGGGCGCCGCGCTCATCGGCTTCACGGAAGTGCTGTCCGGCAACGCGCAGGATTACTTCCAGACCGGCATGGTGCTGATCGCCTGCGTGCTCATTGTGCAGATGGTCCTGTGGATGAAGCGTCACGGCCGCACGCTCAAGCGCGACATGGAAAGCTCGCTGCAAAAGAGCACGCAGGACGGACAGTTCTGGGGCATCGCGGTGCTGGTTGCGCTGGCTATCGCGCGTGAAGGCAGCGAGACGGCCGTGTTTCTGTATGGCGTCGGCTTCGGGCAATCGGGACACGTCGATGCTTCGCAGTATCTCGCGATCATCCTCGGCTTCGCGCTCGCGCTCCTGACGTTCTACGTGCTGCAACTCGGCGGCAAGATCTTCTCGTGGCGCTCGTTCTTTCGCGTGACCGAAATCATGCTGCTGTTCCTCGCCGCCGGCCTCTTCGAGACGGGCGTCGACAAACTGATCGACATGGAAGTGCTGCCGGTCATCGTCAATCAGGTGTGGAACTCGTCCGCGCTGCTCGACGACTCGAGCACCTTCGGTTCGCTCGTTGCCACTCTCACGGGTTATCGCGCGCATCCGGCGGGCATGAACCTGGTTGCCTACGCGGTCTACTGGATCGTGATCTATCTTCTCCTGCGCCGTTCCAATCATCAGATGGCGCAAAAACAAAAGGCGGCGAGCCGTCCAGCATGA
- a CDS encoding 4Fe-4S binding protein: MSSVLQRPGRLQQAGQWMQRHGNAIRGIQWVVVAVYAFLILVPAVMPLPDGSAHLWNNLTLAAQFVFWGIWWPFVLLSMVMLGRVWCGVLCPEGALTEFASKFGRGWAIPRWMRWGGWPFVAFGLTTIYGQMVSVYQYPKAVLLVLGGSTVGAMIVGVLYGREKRVWCKYLCPVNGVFSLLARLAPFHYKVSEDAWRRSYKEGEHGHRVIPINCAPLVPLRKMEGAADCHMCGRCSGHRDAIALTWRSPSEEVVELGNKAANPWDTALILYGLLGIAIGAFHWTVSTWFVDLKQIFASWLIDHNILWPLDTNAPWFLFTHYPEQNDVFSWLDGTMVIGYIVATGLVYGTALLALLALGTRMLGKMNAARLHHLTLSLIPLAGCGVFLGLSATTVSLLRAEHLPLWWVTDLRLGLLGVANLWSAWLAWRVTARYSSTLVPRALTMVWFVAALAVADSAWYLMFWGFSR, encoded by the coding sequence ATGAGCTCTGTTCTGCAACGACCCGGCCGGCTGCAACAGGCCGGTCAATGGATGCAACGGCACGGCAACGCGATCCGCGGAATTCAGTGGGTCGTGGTTGCCGTGTACGCGTTTCTGATTCTCGTGCCGGCTGTCATGCCGCTGCCCGATGGCTCGGCGCATTTGTGGAATAACCTCACGCTTGCCGCGCAGTTCGTGTTCTGGGGCATCTGGTGGCCGTTCGTGCTGCTGTCGATGGTCATGCTCGGCCGAGTGTGGTGCGGTGTGCTGTGTCCGGAAGGCGCGCTCACCGAGTTCGCGAGCAAGTTCGGCCGCGGCTGGGCGATTCCGCGCTGGATGCGCTGGGGCGGCTGGCCGTTCGTCGCATTCGGACTCACGACCATCTACGGACAGATGGTCAGCGTCTATCAATATCCGAAAGCGGTGCTGCTCGTGCTCGGCGGCTCGACCGTGGGCGCGATGATCGTCGGCGTGCTGTATGGCCGCGAAAAGCGCGTGTGGTGCAAGTACCTCTGCCCGGTAAACGGCGTGTTCTCGCTGCTCGCACGGCTTGCGCCGTTTCACTACAAAGTCAGCGAAGACGCGTGGCGCCGTTCGTACAAGGAAGGCGAGCACGGGCATCGGGTGATTCCGATCAACTGCGCGCCGCTCGTGCCCCTGCGCAAGATGGAAGGCGCCGCCGACTGCCACATGTGCGGCCGATGCAGCGGCCATCGCGATGCCATCGCGCTCACGTGGCGCTCGCCGTCGGAGGAAGTGGTCGAGCTCGGCAACAAGGCGGCGAATCCGTGGGACACGGCGCTAATTCTGTACGGCTTGCTCGGCATCGCGATCGGTGCGTTCCACTGGACCGTGAGCACATGGTTCGTCGATCTCAAGCAGATCTTCGCGAGCTGGCTGATCGATCACAATATCCTCTGGCCGCTCGATACCAACGCGCCGTGGTTCCTCTTCACGCATTATCCCGAGCAGAACGACGTGTTCTCCTGGCTCGACGGCACGATGGTGATCGGCTATATCGTCGCGACGGGTCTCGTCTACGGCACGGCGCTGCTCGCGCTGCTGGCGCTCGGCACGCGCATGCTCGGCAAGATGAACGCGGCGCGGCTGCATCACCTGACGCTCTCGCTGATTCCGCTCGCGGGATGCGGCGTGTTTCTCGGCTTGTCGGCGACCACGGTCTCGCTCCTGCGCGCGGAGCATCTGCCGCTGTGGTGGGTGACGGACCTGCGCCTCGGGCTGCTTGGCGTCGCCAACTTGTGGAGCGCCTGGCTCGCGTGGCGCGTCACGGCTCGTTATTCCTCGACGCTTGTTCCGCGCGCACTCACGATGGTATGGTTTGTCGCGGCGCTCGCCGTCGCGGATAGCGCCTGGTATCTGATGTTCTGGGGCTTCAGCCGATAA